The segment GTTGCCTTCCAATAATACTGCATTTTCTGAGATGGCATCTGAAGGCACAACCCAACATTTTTCACACTTGTGCATCTCCCTTTTAACACCCCAGGGTCACATGTAGTGCATATTGCCCATGCTAGGTCTTCCTATGAAGTGCTACCCGTGTATCTACCCCATAAGGAGATCACATTTACGTCATGATGTCTTCTGTTTGTTCTTAACTTGGTTGAATAAAGACATGAACAAAGTGCATTTAACTCTTGCAGGACGCATGTACTGTAAGCCGCAACTACAGAAGACACGCAAGTCACAGTGATTATTATTCACACCCATATCAGTCTTTACATGAGCGTAGTCCTCCTAGCGTCCCTCTCATACGCCATGTGTTACGAGGATAGATGAGAACGGCAGCTTGGTGGGTGTGGGTTCAGAGGTGCAACGTAGGTTTCCCGTCTTCAGGATACACTGAACTGGCCATAGAAGGATGCAGAACAAGATGATCACCATGGAAGCAATTAGTAAAAGTCTTTTCCAGTCACTGCACCCACAGCAAAATCTATATAATCCAGTCCGTGGTCTTGGCACTGTTGGTTCCTCTTTTTTAGTCAACCCAATGTCAACGCAAATGCACATGTCTGATTGGCTGGGATCGGACTGAGGGTCCTGTTTATAACAAAGCTTTGTGCCCTCAATCCAAACTGTCTCTTCATGTTGTAAATGGGTAGGAAGGTTAGACAGTAGGTCTCTGCTTGTTTGTAGTCCCGGGACACCC is part of the Rhinoderma darwinii isolate aRhiDar2 chromosome 10, aRhiDar2.hap1, whole genome shotgun sequence genome and harbors:
- the RNF223 gene encoding RING finger protein 223, which gives rise to MGAVPEVWHTQMEPEDNVENIPECSICFTTYDNIFKTPKVLQCSHTFCLECVARLVASLPPESQHDQILCPFCRQPTQIPQEGVPGLQTSRDLLSNLPTHLQHEETVWIEGTKLCYKQDPQSDPSQSDMCICVDIGLTKKEEPTVPRPRTGLYRFCCGCSDWKRLLLIASMVIILFCILLWPVQCILKTGNLRCTSEPTPTKLPFSSILVTHGV